The Algoriphagus sp. TR-M9 genome has a window encoding:
- a CDS encoding DUF5677 domain-containing protein — protein MASKHDFHFLSAEFQLEYLSTLLRQNNQLILDICDQYGEVKVLKFNRKTFENKQSDFYHFCLVKACKSLHAVECLVVNFLQEDSQTVLRTAYEAYLHMAYVRNVPDSLNQFLDFKLGLVSGDYTHPLSGRGKPQRDKVLDPVTKEIFNYGISVRQLALGNRIKEDSFIFDKLYRHLSEHVHINFISSGNYRSKDQMSYTMFDGSKVLQAAFNSIFISLFILVEYSMFNKELDKDFKIAIKELVEPQAKNLIEISKDLVDDEEDIKHLYQRLNRILLDVKDLT, from the coding sequence ATGGCTTCTAAACATGACTTTCATTTTCTGAGTGCAGAATTTCAATTAGAGTATCTCTCAACACTTTTAAGGCAAAACAATCAATTGATTCTTGATATTTGTGATCAATACGGAGAGGTTAAAGTTTTAAAATTCAATAGAAAAACATTTGAAAATAAGCAAAGTGACTTTTACCATTTTTGTTTAGTAAAGGCTTGCAAATCACTCCATGCAGTTGAATGCCTAGTGGTAAATTTTCTTCAAGAAGATTCCCAGACAGTTTTAAGAACAGCCTATGAAGCATATTTGCACATGGCATATGTAAGAAACGTACCAGATTCTTTAAATCAGTTTTTGGATTTCAAGTTGGGATTAGTTTCAGGAGATTATACACACCCATTAAGTGGAAGGGGAAAGCCTCAAAGAGATAAAGTTTTAGACCCTGTTACAAAAGAAATATTCAATTATGGAATATCTGTTCGACAATTGGCTTTGGGAAATCGTATTAAAGAAGATTCCTTTATTTTTGATAAGCTTTATCGCCATCTTTCTGAACATGTTCATATAAATTTTATTTCATCTGGAAATTATCGATCCAAAGATCAAATGTCATATACAATGTTTGATGGTTCTAAAGTGCTTCAAGCAGCGTTTAATTCAATCTTTATAAGCTTATTTATTTTAGTTGAATATTCAATGTTTAACAAAGAGCTTGATAAAGATTTTAAAATTGCAATTAAGGAATTGGTAGAGCCTCAAGCAAAAAACTTGATTGAAATAAGCAAAGATTTAGTGGATGATGAAGAAGATATAAAACATTTATACCAGAGACTTAACAGGATTTTGTTGGATGTTAAGGATTTGACTTAG
- a CDS encoding ABC-three component system middle component 6, with amino-acid sequence MIIGKDISPQNNVYHIGAKIIQVLKGYDSDSIDFFEVYSDLNKCEKVSFNLFSLALDWLYLLGVIDNNEGQLKRCF; translated from the coding sequence ATGATCATTGGAAAAGATATTAGCCCTCAAAATAATGTGTATCATATTGGAGCCAAAATCATTCAAGTGTTAAAAGGCTATGATAGCGATTCCATTGACTTTTTTGAAGTCTATAGTGATTTAAATAAATGTGAAAAAGTATCATTTAACTTATTTTCACTAGCATTGGATTGGCTTTATCTACTTGGTGTAATTGACAATAACGAAGGACAGTTGAAAAGATGTTTTTAA
- a CDS encoding transposase, whose amino-acid sequence MKGKKKYSVLFRKEAVDQVIHDKRSVFKVGQDLGVDKSLIRKWVLLYQKHGIMGLMPISNREYPPAFKVKAIETMRKKSLSLLETCIQFNIRSPGSLVKWIALYDEKGSEGLARKQSEPKFPMAKRIKKPKTKEEELLKELASLRAENAYLKKLHALIQADKEKEEKRKSSRN is encoded by the coding sequence ATGAAAGGTAAAAAGAAGTATTCTGTCCTCTTTAGGAAAGAGGCAGTTGATCAAGTGATCCACGATAAGCGATCAGTATTTAAAGTAGGTCAGGATTTAGGAGTTGATAAATCTCTTATTCGTAAATGGGTTCTCTTGTATCAAAAACACGGAATTATGGGCCTTATGCCTATTTCAAATAGAGAATATCCTCCTGCATTCAAGGTCAAGGCTATTGAGACCATGCGAAAGAAGTCGTTATCTTTATTGGAGACCTGTATTCAGTTTAATATTCGAAGTCCTGGTTCCTTGGTCAAATGGATAGCTCTTTATGATGAAAAAGGCTCTGAAGGTTTAGCAAGGAAACAAAGTGAACCAAAATTTCCCATGGCCAAAAGAATCAAAAAGCCCAAAACCAAGGAAGAAGAGCTCCTGAAGGAATTAGCTTCCCTGAGAGCTGAAAATGCATATTTAAAAAAGCTCCATGCCTTAATTCAAGCCGACAAAGAGAAAGAAGAAAAGCGGAAGTCATCCAGGAATTAA
- a CDS encoding IS3 family transposase: MFKKAPCLNSSRQRERRKAEVIQELRQSHALSDLLVHAGMARSTFYYHIKQSRKPDKYLEAKKAISRIYKEHKGRMGYRRIKFQLRNEGMILNHKTVLRLMQELGIQSLIRTKKYKSYKGEMGKVAPNLLERNFKASMPNEKWATDITEFKVTDKKLYLSPIIDMFNGEIISYTMSENAKLKPVIDMLEQVERPIAKEKPVIMQSDQGWHYQMKLYQDTLHKKNIVPSMSRKGNCLDNAIIENFFGTLKCELFYLKKYNSINELKKEIKEYIHYYNHKRIRLNLNGMSPVSYRIHSLNST; encoded by the coding sequence ATATTTAAAAAAGCTCCATGCCTTAATTCAAGCCGACAAAGAGAAAGAAGAAAAGCGGAAGTCATCCAGGAATTAAGGCAGTCTCATGCATTATCAGATCTGTTAGTGCATGCTGGGATGGCCAGAAGTACCTTTTATTATCACATAAAACAATCCAGAAAGCCGGATAAATATCTGGAAGCCAAAAAGGCTATTTCCAGGATCTATAAGGAACATAAAGGGCGAATGGGCTACAGGCGCATCAAATTTCAACTTAGAAACGAAGGCATGATTCTCAACCATAAAACAGTTTTGAGATTGATGCAGGAATTGGGAATCCAGAGTTTGATTCGGACAAAAAAATACAAATCCTATAAGGGGGAAATGGGTAAAGTCGCTCCAAATCTTTTAGAACGCAACTTTAAAGCTTCTATGCCAAATGAAAAATGGGCTACCGATATTACGGAGTTTAAAGTCACTGACAAGAAACTCTACTTGTCTCCGATCATTGATATGTTCAATGGAGAGATCATCAGTTATACCATGTCAGAAAATGCCAAATTAAAGCCTGTAATTGATATGTTAGAGCAAGTGGAACGCCCTATTGCGAAGGAAAAACCGGTAATTATGCAATCAGACCAAGGATGGCACTACCAAATGAAATTGTATCAGGATACATTACACAAAAAGAACATTGTCCCAAGTATGTCCCGAAAAGGAAATTGCTTGGACAATGCGATAATAGAAAATTTCTTTGGAACCCTTAAATGTGAATTGTTCTATCTAAAAAAGTACAATTCAATCAATGAGCTGAAAAAAGAAATCAAAGAATACATCCATTATTATAATCACAAAAGAATCCGATTAAACCTGAATGGAATGAGTCCAGTGAGTTATCGAATCCATTCACTAAATTCAACATAA
- a CDS encoding DUF2326 domain-containing protein, whose translation MFLKALKIENGDSLIREIPFHPGINLIVDETNTSDRKESGNNVGKTTVLRLIDFCLAGKGENIYKDPEFKDKSNNQIVEGFLKNNNIIITLILKEDLEITLSKEITIRRNFLPRKQKIQEINGDEYNNDEFPKKLKELIFNSSSSKPTFRQIISKNIRDEKNRLQNTVKVLHPTTTMEEYEALYLFWLGIPADNSARKQKILSQIKIEENLQKRLRKESNYSRIEQALIIINRNISELEEKRKSFNLNENYENDLNELNFSKREINKLSTHISQLQLRRELILESKSELENEIVEVNTDQIKLLYNEAKALIPNLQKSFEDTLTFHNQMIQQKLDFILKELPALDEDIKELKRLLYTFREIEKSYTVKLKKAGALDELQKIIEELNLSYEQRGNLEEQKRMWDTTIFTQRELSDELDSINKGIDSKDDLIKERITVFNKYFSAISSRLYNEQFILSPDKNDRGYELNISSISGNLGTGKKKGQIAAFDLAYILFAQEMEIDHLHFIMHDQIENVHDNQITSLLTEIISGINCQYILPVLQDKLPADIDIDQYKILSLSQSDKLFKI comes from the coding sequence ATGTTTTTAAAAGCACTTAAAATAGAAAATGGCGATTCATTAATTAGAGAAATCCCCTTTCATCCAGGGATTAATTTGATTGTTGATGAAACCAACACTTCGGACAGGAAAGAGTCTGGAAATAACGTCGGGAAAACTACTGTCCTTCGACTTATTGATTTTTGCTTGGCTGGAAAAGGGGAAAATATATACAAGGATCCAGAATTTAAAGATAAGTCTAATAATCAAATAGTAGAGGGTTTTCTAAAGAACAACAATATTATAATTACCCTAATTCTTAAGGAGGATTTGGAAATTACACTGTCAAAAGAGATTACGATTAGAAGAAATTTTCTACCAAGAAAGCAAAAGATTCAGGAGATTAATGGTGACGAGTACAATAATGATGAATTCCCCAAAAAGTTAAAGGAGCTCATATTTAACTCATCAAGTTCAAAGCCAACTTTCCGCCAAATAATATCTAAAAATATTAGAGACGAAAAAAATAGATTACAAAATACAGTAAAAGTGCTTCATCCAACTACTACAATGGAAGAATATGAAGCATTGTATCTGTTTTGGTTGGGAATCCCTGCAGACAATTCTGCTAGAAAGCAAAAAATCTTATCACAGATAAAGATTGAAGAAAATCTTCAAAAACGATTAAGAAAAGAAAGTAATTATTCCCGAATTGAACAGGCACTAATAATTATCAATAGAAATATATCAGAACTTGAAGAGAAGAGGAAAAGCTTCAATCTTAATGAAAACTATGAAAATGACCTTAATGAGCTTAACTTTTCAAAAAGGGAAATAAACAAACTCTCTACACACATAAGTCAACTTCAATTACGAAGGGAGCTAATTTTGGAAAGTAAGTCTGAACTAGAAAATGAAATTGTTGAGGTAAATACCGATCAAATTAAATTGCTCTACAATGAAGCTAAAGCTCTAATTCCTAATCTGCAAAAGTCATTTGAGGATACTCTTACTTTTCACAATCAAATGATTCAGCAAAAGCTAGATTTTATACTTAAAGAACTTCCAGCGCTTGACGAAGATATTAAAGAATTAAAGCGACTTTTATATACATTTAGAGAAATTGAAAAATCATATACAGTTAAGCTTAAAAAAGCTGGTGCCCTAGACGAACTTCAAAAAATAATTGAAGAACTAAATCTCTCCTATGAACAAAGAGGGAATCTGGAGGAACAGAAAAGAATGTGGGACACTACAATTTTCACTCAGAGAGAGCTTTCAGATGAACTTGATTCTATTAATAAGGGTATAGATTCTAAAGATGATCTAATCAAAGAACGGATTACTGTTTTCAATAAATATTTCTCAGCAATCTCTTCTAGGCTTTATAATGAACAGTTTATTTTAAGCCCTGATAAAAATGACAGGGGATATGAACTTAATATATCATCAATAAGTGGCAATCTTGGCACAGGTAAGAAGAAGGGACAAATTGCAGCATTTGATTTAGCATATATTCTTTTTGCTCAGGAAATGGAAATAGACCACTTACATTTTATCATGCATGATCAGATCGAAAATGTTCATGATAATCAAATAACGAGCCTGTTAACCGAAATAATAAGTGGAATCAATTGTCAGTACATTTTGCCTGTACTTCAAGATAAATTACCAGCTGATATTGATATAGACCAATACAAGATTCTTTCGTTATCACAATCAGATAAGCTATTTAAGATATAA